DNA sequence from the Streptomyces sp. NBC_01497 genome:
ACGGGCCCTGCGCAGCCGGGACTTCCGGGCGGAACTGCGCACGAACACCGCCCGTACACGTCCCGAGCCGCGGGACCAGAGCGGGCTCGTCGCCGCCCACCCGTCCGAGCCGACCCTGTCACGGCGCGGCGCGCTCGGCATGGTGGGACTCGGTTCCCTGGCCCTGTTCGTCGTCACGGCCGGGCAGAGCATCGGTGGGCCGCTGCGCCGTACCGCCCTCCTCGCGCCCCACGGCAGAGCGGTCGGCGACGGGCCCAACGGGTTCCCGGTGAACAAGAGTTACCTGGCCGCCGGCATCCACGGCCCGGACGTCGGCGAGGGCTGGCGTCTCGTCGTCGAGGGACCCGGCCGGCAACTCACCCTGACGCTGGACGAGATACGCCGCCTGCCCCAATACCGTTCTGCGCTGCCCATCGCCTGTGTGGAGGGCTGGTCGACGGAGAATCAGCACTGGGAGGGGGTACGCCTCGTCGACCTGGCCCGGATGGCGGGCTACGACGACGACGTGCCCGGTGTGTTCGTCGAGTCGGCCCAGCTCACGGGCTCCTTCCGGGCCGTCGCGCTGCGCGGCAACCAGGTCCGCGATCCACGGTCGCTGCTCGCGCTGCGGGTCAACGGCGCGGTGCTGTCGCACGACCACGGCCGTCCGGCCCGCATCATCGTTCCGGACGCACCCGGTGTGATGAACACCAAATGGGTCCGCCGGCTCACCTTCGGTGCCACGGCTCAGGGGGCCCGCGCATGAGGAACCTCTCGCCGGCGCGGCGCCGGTCGGGCGGGACGGACGCGGGCACAGCGGCGCGGCGCGCCGGCGCGCGGTTCCGGCGGCTCTACGGCGCGTCACCCCCGCACCTGGTCATCCTGCTCGCGTCGTTCGCCGTCTGCGGGTACGCGGCGTTGCGGTGGCTCACGGACGACTGGCTGTCCATCGCGGTGTGGTTCGTCGGGGCGGCCGTGCTGCACGACCTCGTCCTGGTGCCGTTGTACGCAGGTGCCGACTGGATCGTCAGCCGCCTCCTCGGCCTCGCGGCCCGCGGGTCGCGGACGACACCACGAACGGCGGTGAATCACCTGCGCGTGCCCGCCTTCGTGTCACTGTTGCTGCTCCTCGTCTACTGGCCCCTCATCCTCGGGGACTCCCCCCACTACGCCGTGTCGACGCACCTGTCCGGCACCGTCTTCCTCGGGCGCTGGCTGCTGATCACCGCCGCGTTGTTCGGCGCGTCCGCCCTCTGGTTCGCGCTGGCCCGATGGCGGAGCCGCCCTCGCACACGTATCCCCACGAAGGAGCACTGACATGCGAGTACTGCTGACCGGCGGAGCCGGCTTCATCGGATCGCACATCGCCCGGGCCCTGCTCGCCGCGGACCACGACGTGGTCGTCCTCGATGCGCTGCTGGCCTCGGCGCACCCGGCGCCGGCCGACCCCGTCCCGGGCACCACCTGGATCCAGGGGGACGTACGCGACGCGGCGACGGTGGCCGGAGCCCTGCGCGGTGTGGACGTGGTGTGCCACCAGGCGGCCATGGTGGGACT
Encoded proteins:
- a CDS encoding molybdopterin-dependent oxidoreductase; the encoded protein is MKVSSGLPASPWRSPLRGPWLTSVFGVVLLVGIPVLFVTGLLSYAAYNPGLAAVNDKTPDKGLLGFYLFSWPTDPYWLYRLTQGVHVTLGVVLVPVLLAKLWSVVPKLFTIPPLRSAGHALDRLSLLLLVGGGLFEFLTGVLNVQLDYLFPGSFYPLHFYGAWVFVGAVSAHVALRLPRTLRALRSRDFRAELRTNTARTRPEPRDQSGLVAAHPSEPTLSRRGALGMVGLGSLALFVVTAGQSIGGPLRRTALLAPHGRAVGDGPNGFPVNKSYLAAGIHGPDVGEGWRLVVEGPGRQLTLTLDEIRRLPQYRSALPIACVEGWSTENQHWEGVRLVDLARMAGYDDDVPGVFVESAQLTGSFRAVALRGNQVRDPRSLLALRVNGAVLSHDHGRPARIIVPDAPGVMNTKWVRRLTFGATAQGARA